A stretch of candidate division KSB1 bacterium DNA encodes these proteins:
- a CDS encoding FAD-binding oxidoreductase has product MMKRIAEQLQKIVGEDYLFTPQRPEYWAYTFGDATMYRSRPDYVVYPGSIQEIQAVVELAGRHKVKVVPGAGLTGLSGGALCNGGILLNPSRLREVLDIDPITRTVVTQPGISCAELNRRLGPFGMVIPVAPASHEISTIGANIAESSGGTWGMSKGTFKNYLLALKAVDGKGRLFSAGHRCPKESTGPNLVGLMIGSEGTLGIIVELTFCCDFLPEDTWTIRCSFRDESVLQQIHEAVAKARINLFSFEYMDTKMMACFGKQNMLLLFQTAGGTHEAKENAEKLVAVLKALDPLELRYTNDPKEADELYAERRSCLGAMAKFKREKPVIVQFDPVLPIAKFAAGVRKMRELAAREGLELIIYGHAGDGNLHPSFIVRDCQEDKEKAARVVREFDAWIEAEGGCFAGEHAIGNFLGRCEEELSPDLVEYVKGIKKAFDPLGILNPGKVFDVQAPSLSMDPVLPQYQAIYELGKLCCKCHLCKNDSPRFKEVPFEHHTIRGRIAMIDAAARGKVSFAAIRPFVEEMRPWTTNMNCPTFMKEEVGKLIDLAMQAGRGA; this is encoded by the coding sequence ATGATGAAGCGTATTGCAGAGCAGTTGCAGAAGATTGTCGGCGAGGATTACCTCTTTACCCCGCAGCGGCCGGAGTACTGGGCCTACACCTTTGGGGACGCCACCATGTACCGCTCCCGCCCGGACTATGTGGTCTACCCGGGATCGATCCAGGAGATCCAGGCGGTGGTGGAGCTTGCCGGACGGCACAAGGTCAAGGTGGTGCCTGGGGCCGGCCTCACCGGCCTGTCCGGAGGCGCCCTGTGCAACGGCGGCATCCTCCTCAACCCATCGCGGCTGCGCGAGGTGCTGGACATCGACCCCATCACCCGCACCGTGGTCACGCAGCCGGGCATCAGCTGCGCCGAACTGAATCGCCGGTTGGGGCCCTTTGGCATGGTCATTCCGGTGGCTCCTGCCTCGCACGAGATTTCCACCATCGGCGCCAACATCGCCGAGTCATCAGGCGGCACCTGGGGCATGTCCAAGGGCACCTTCAAGAACTATCTCTTGGCACTAAAGGCAGTGGATGGCAAAGGCCGCCTGTTCAGCGCCGGCCACCGCTGTCCCAAGGAGAGCACCGGGCCAAATCTGGTGGGCTTGATGATTGGCTCGGAAGGCACCTTAGGCATCATCGTGGAGCTGACCTTCTGCTGCGACTTTTTGCCCGAAGATACCTGGACCATCCGCTGCAGCTTCCGCGACGAGTCGGTGCTGCAACAGATTCACGAGGCGGTGGCCAAAGCGCGCATCAACCTTTTCTCCTTTGAATACATGGACACCAAGATGATGGCCTGCTTTGGCAAACAGAACATGCTCCTGCTGTTCCAGACTGCAGGCGGGACGCATGAGGCCAAAGAGAACGCGGAAAAGTTGGTGGCCGTGCTCAAGGCACTGGACCCCCTGGAGCTGCGGTACACCAACGACCCCAAGGAGGCAGACGAGCTCTATGCGGAGCGGCGGAGCTGCTTAGGAGCCATGGCCAAGTTCAAGCGCGAAAAGCCGGTCATTGTGCAGTTCGACCCGGTGCTGCCCATTGCCAAGTTTGCGGCCGGGGTGCGCAAGATGCGCGAGTTGGCCGCGCGCGAGGGGTTGGAGCTCATCATCTACGGGCACGCAGGCGACGGCAACCTGCACCCCAGCTTTATCGTGCGCGACTGCCAGGAGGACAAGGAGAAAGCGGCGCGCGTGGTGCGCGAGTTCGACGCCTGGATCGAAGCGGAGGGCGGTTGCTTTGCCGGCGAACATGCCATCGGCAACTTTTTGGGCAGATGCGAGGAGGAGCTGAGCCCCGACCTCGTGGAGTACGTCAAGGGCATCAAGAAGGCCTTCGACCCGCTGGGCATCCTCAATCCAGGCAAAGTCTTTGACGTGCAGGCGCCGAGCCTGTCGATGGACCCGGTGCTGCCGCAGTACCAGGCCATCTACGAGCTCGGCAAGCTCTGCTGCAAGTGCCACCTCTGCAAGAACGACAGCCCGCGCTTCAAGGAGGTGCCGTTCGAGCACCACACGATCCGCGGGCGGATTGCCATGATCGACGCCGCGGCGCGCGGCAAGGTGTCGTTTGCCGCGATCAGGCCCTTTGTAGAGGAAATGCGCCCGTGGACAACGAACATGAACTGCCCCACCTTCATGAAGGAAGAGGTGGGCAAGCTGATTGACCTGGCCATGCAGGCAGGGAGGGGGGCATGA
- a CDS encoding glycosyltransferase family 9 protein, translating into MASLFDTFHRLLRRRQIHDAQRRAKVLLFRGLRSFFPVSTMSVREIGNLRCILVVRQHNQLGDMLCATPTLRLLRQAYPRADITLITSPANYPAVEHNIRLDRVLVFDKIGFAKQPRRYWHFLHTLRSLKPDVAIVLSTVSMSVTSDVLAYLSRARYRVGAAAIDGVPNTTGFLFNVPVTLDWRAEPHRHQALRNMDMLHPLGLRSTDLQAELFPTPEERARAAELLARIGSGVKVGIHPGAGKPANRWPVANFAELANALAQRCGAHIVITAGPDDGQVLEELVPALRAPHTVCLNRPLGELAAIIDGLDLMVSNDTGVLHVAGTTRVPLISLFGATDPEQWAPARPASYYLQRPRLSDISVEEVEALASRLLAEAKAARGYRRQQRRPKARTPMVG; encoded by the coding sequence ATGGCAAGTCTGTTCGACACATTCCACCGGCTGCTGCGCCGGCGGCAGATCCACGACGCGCAGCGCAGGGCGAAGGTGCTGCTCTTCCGCGGCCTGCGCAGCTTCTTCCCGGTGTCCACGATGAGCGTGCGGGAGATCGGTAACTTGCGGTGCATTCTGGTGGTGCGCCAGCACAACCAGCTCGGCGACATGCTCTGCGCCACGCCGACTCTTCGCCTCTTGCGCCAGGCCTACCCGCGCGCCGACATTACTCTCATCACCAGTCCGGCCAATTACCCGGCGGTGGAGCACAACATCCGCCTGGACCGCGTGCTGGTGTTCGACAAGATCGGGTTTGCCAAGCAGCCGCGTCGCTACTGGCACTTTTTGCACACGTTGCGCTCGCTCAAGCCAGACGTGGCCATCGTTTTGTCCACGGTCTCCATGTCGGTGACCTCGGACGTGCTCGCCTACCTGTCGCGTGCCCGCTATCGCGTGGGCGCGGCGGCCATCGACGGCGTGCCCAACACCACCGGGTTTCTCTTCAACGTGCCGGTCACGTTGGATTGGCGCGCGGAGCCGCATCGTCACCAGGCCTTGCGCAACATGGACATGCTGCACCCCCTCGGCCTGAGGAGCACCGACCTGCAGGCCGAGCTCTTCCCGACTCCGGAGGAGCGTGCCCGGGCGGCAGAGCTCCTGGCGAGGATCGGCTCAGGCGTCAAAGTGGGGATTCATCCTGGGGCGGGCAAGCCGGCAAACCGCTGGCCGGTGGCCAATTTTGCCGAGCTGGCCAACGCCTTGGCGCAGCGCTGCGGCGCCCACATCGTCATCACCGCCGGCCCGGATGACGGGCAGGTGCTCGAGGAGCTTGTGCCTGCGCTGCGGGCGCCGCACACGGTGTGCCTGAATCGGCCCCTCGGTGAGCTGGCCGCCATCATCGATGGCTTGGACTTGATGGTCAGCAACGACACCGGGGTCCTGCACGTGGCCGGTACGACCCGGGTGCCGCTCATCTCGCTTTTTGGCGCCACCGATCCGGAGCAATGGGCCCCTGCGCGGCCGGCGAGCTACTACCTGCAGCGGCCCCGCCTGAGCGACATCAGCGTGGAGGAAGTGGAGGCGCTTGCCAGCCGGCTGCTGGCGGAGGCTAAAGCGGCGCGGGGTTATCGCCGGCAGCAACGCAGGCCCAAGGCCAGAACCCCCATGGTTGGCTGA
- a CDS encoding nuclear transport factor 2 family protein, translating into MEDLKKTLVDLEKAQAKAFNQGDVKAILAHFDKELIGFSSTRHARLKGLRALRQTIEYYLTQADKVDFKVLQPQVQVLGDVAVVSFYWTVTLHKKGKPRIIEGRGTHVYARRDGEWKVVHEHFSRAHHAYEKK; encoded by the coding sequence ATGGAAGATCTCAAGAAGACGTTGGTGGACCTGGAAAAGGCGCAGGCCAAGGCCTTCAACCAAGGCGACGTCAAGGCCATCTTGGCCCACTTTGACAAGGAACTCATCGGTTTCTCCTCCACCCGTCATGCGCGGCTCAAGGGCCTGCGCGCCCTGCGGCAGACTATCGAGTATTACCTCACGCAGGCGGACAAGGTGGACTTTAAGGTCCTGCAGCCGCAGGTGCAGGTGCTGGGCGATGTCGCCGTGGTCAGCTTTTACTGGACGGTAACCCTGCACAAGAAGGGTAAGCCGCGGATCATCGAAGGGCGTGGCACGCACGTCTACGCCAGGCGCGACGGCGAGTGGAAGGTGGTGCACGAACACTTTTCGCGCGCCCATCACGCCTATGAGAAAAAGTGA
- a CDS encoding SpoIID/LytB domain-containing protein codes for MRLRPAAPRVCSPPTLLLALALVAAAVLWLTCAPRVPSPGAPVTPKEPEVTIRVGIVQNRASVQFATADPYRIVEVGGKLLIDKGQARSLWEVTVEGGKPAPSLFLLVVQTTKDRAAAERLLADLRARGVETTIDLLGKVVRVDDRELRDYRSYRVRLKRSFASRQEAQRWQGSVAGIWTTIVEEPAETPEGTLSLRNLHTGQRIFSSVPVRIEGSRVAIKDVPVGEGYIYERRENRLFRGAMEFMVDRAGKVTVVNVVSLEDYLRGVVPYEMHGDFPLEALKAQAVAARTMVVYTMGSRHPNDPFDVCADVHCQVYGGVVAETEQSNLAVRATAGEVLTYGGQLCEVVFSSSCGGHTENNENVWQGPAQPYLRGVLDIPEGAKLSGRYDLAKEEVLRRWIEGRPGVFCNVGQSSVPAGFAYAAEAFRWELKVTGGELRRTIVAATGQDPGDVTELIPLQRGVSGRIVRLQVMGRNKTVTISQELNIRKALAEPPLRSSCIVIDRKQSVSGEVLFRIRGAGSGHGVGMCQTGAAMMALRLGKDYRQILRHYFSGAEITGLY; via the coding sequence ATGAGGCTCCGCCCCGCTGCGCCTCGTGTCTGCTCGCCGCCAACTCTGCTGCTTGCCTTGGCGCTCGTTGCCGCGGCGGTGCTGTGGCTGACCTGTGCGCCGCGCGTGCCCTCCCCTGGAGCGCCGGTCACCCCGAAGGAGCCCGAGGTGACCATCCGCGTCGGGATTGTGCAGAACCGGGCGAGCGTGCAGTTTGCCACTGCCGATCCCTACCGCATCGTTGAAGTCGGGGGCAAACTCCTTATCGACAAGGGGCAGGCGCGCTCGCTGTGGGAGGTGACGGTGGAAGGTGGCAAGCCAGCACCGTCGCTCTTTTTGCTGGTCGTGCAAACCACCAAAGACCGTGCTGCCGCCGAGCGGCTCCTCGCGGACCTGCGTGCCAGAGGCGTCGAAACGACCATCGACCTGCTCGGGAAGGTGGTGCGAGTAGACGACAGGGAGCTGCGCGATTACCGCAGCTACCGCGTGCGCCTGAAGCGCTCCTTCGCCTCCCGGCAGGAGGCACAGAGGTGGCAGGGGAGCGTGGCGGGCATCTGGACCACCATCGTCGAAGAGCCAGCTGAGACGCCGGAGGGGACTCTCTCTCTCCGGAACCTACACACCGGTCAACGCATCTTCTCCTCCGTGCCTGTGCGCATAGAGGGTTCGCGCGTGGCTATCAAGGATGTGCCGGTCGGCGAAGGCTACATCTACGAGCGGCGCGAAAACCGCCTGTTTCGCGGCGCGATGGAGTTCATGGTGGATAGGGCCGGCAAGGTCACGGTGGTGAACGTGGTGAGCCTGGAGGACTACCTGCGCGGGGTGGTGCCGTACGAGATGCACGGCGATTTTCCCCTGGAGGCGCTCAAGGCGCAGGCAGTGGCAGCGCGCACCATGGTCGTCTACACCATGGGCAGCCGGCATCCGAATGACCCTTTCGACGTCTGCGCCGATGTTCACTGTCAGGTCTATGGCGGAGTCGTCGCAGAAACCGAGCAGAGCAACTTAGCGGTGCGCGCGACTGCAGGGGAGGTGCTCACCTATGGCGGGCAGCTGTGCGAGGTCGTGTTTTCCAGCTCCTGTGGAGGGCACACGGAGAACAACGAGAACGTCTGGCAAGGCCCTGCGCAACCGTATCTGCGCGGCGTGCTCGACATCCCGGAAGGGGCAAAACTGAGCGGCCGGTACGATTTGGCCAAAGAGGAGGTGCTGCGTCGCTGGATCGAGGGGCGACCTGGGGTCTTCTGCAACGTTGGCCAGTCCTCTGTCCCAGCAGGCTTCGCTTACGCAGCTGAGGCCTTTCGCTGGGAGCTGAAGGTGACCGGCGGCGAGCTCCGCCGCACGATAGTTGCCGCGACTGGCCAGGACCCCGGGGACGTGACAGAGCTAATCCCCCTGCAACGCGGTGTTTCCGGGCGCATAGTCCGACTGCAAGTGATGGGCAGGAACAAGACTGTCACTATTTCCCAGGAGCTGAATATCCGCAAAGCCTTAGCCGAGCCCCCGTTGCGCAGCTCGTGCATCGTTATCGACCGCAAGCAGTCGGTATCTGGGGAGGTTCTTTTCCGCATCCGCGGCGCTGGCTCAGGCCATGGCGTGGGCATGTGCCAAACCGGCGCCGCCATGATGGCCCTGCGCCTCGGCAAGGACTATCGGCAGATCCTTCGCCATTACTTCAGCGGGGCAGAGATCACCGGGCTCTATTGA
- a CDS encoding uroporphyrinogen decarboxylase family protein, with amino-acid sequence MTSRERLLTALHREKPDRLPATLHDWMKYYLDHYLGGIDPLEAFRLFGLDGSIYVSPFLDMESPQWRVTEEVVEERPDYRRWLRTITTPEGSFVAVHEADQYTSWVADYPLKHPEQIRWIEKYLPVPRLDKELVAAWRERVGDDGIVRGALPYQQPGCWQDACQWYGTQRMIIATFDDPAWVHEFLRILRDKKLAFVEQYKDSAYDLIEGGGGDASTTVISPAIFEQFVAPCDREVHRALHAVGMRVVYHTCGGMMPILEKIVGTEVDAIETLTPREIGGDVDLAAAKRRVGQYVCMIGGMNQTHGFTYGTPEKVREMVLRNFAAAGPGGGYILSTCDHFFHAPVENLQAYADAARECVY; translated from the coding sequence ATGACTTCACGGGAGCGGCTTTTGACGGCACTGCATCGCGAAAAGCCGGATCGCTTGCCGGCCACTTTGCACGACTGGATGAAGTACTACCTCGACCACTACCTGGGCGGCATTGACCCCCTGGAGGCGTTTCGCCTCTTCGGGCTGGATGGTTCCATCTATGTCTCGCCGTTTCTGGACATGGAAAGTCCCCAATGGCGGGTCACCGAAGAGGTGGTGGAAGAGCGGCCCGACTACCGGCGCTGGCTGCGCACCATCACCACGCCCGAGGGCAGCTTTGTGGCCGTGCACGAGGCGGACCAGTACACCTCCTGGGTCGCCGACTATCCACTCAAGCACCCCGAGCAAATTCGCTGGATCGAAAAGTACCTGCCGGTGCCGCGCCTGGACAAAGAGCTGGTTGCCGCCTGGCGGGAACGGGTCGGAGACGACGGCATCGTGCGCGGGGCGCTTCCCTACCAACAGCCTGGGTGCTGGCAGGACGCCTGCCAGTGGTACGGCACGCAGCGGATGATTATCGCCACCTTCGACGACCCGGCCTGGGTGCACGAGTTCCTGCGCATTCTGCGCGACAAGAAGCTGGCCTTTGTGGAGCAGTACAAAGACAGCGCTTACGACCTCATCGAGGGAGGGGGCGGCGACGCCTCAACGACGGTGATCTCGCCTGCGATTTTCGAGCAGTTTGTGGCCCCCTGTGACCGCGAAGTCCATCGCGCCCTGCATGCAGTGGGCATGCGGGTGGTGTACCACACCTGCGGCGGCATGATGCCCATTTTAGAGAAGATTGTGGGCACGGAGGTGGACGCCATCGAGACCCTAACGCCGCGTGAGATCGGCGGCGACGTGGATTTGGCAGCAGCAAAACGGCGCGTGGGGCAGTACGTGTGCATGATCGGCGGCATGAACCAGACGCACGGCTTCACTTACGGCACGCCGGAAAAGGTGCGGGAAATGGTGCTGCGCAACTTTGCCGCGGCAGGTCCTGGCGGCGGCTACATCCTCAGCACCTGTGACCACTTCTTCCATGCGCCGGTGGAGAACTTGCAGGCCTATGCCGACGCGGCACGCGAGTGCGTCTACTAA
- a CDS encoding glycerate kinase: MKIVVAPDSFKGSLSALQICEAMERGIKRVLPEAEVVKIPMADGGEGTVQALVSSTGGHIEKITVVGPLGEPVEAEYGILGDGQTAVIEMAAASGLPMVPVAKRNPVLTTTFGTGQLMRAALARGCRQLIVGIGGSATTDCGTGMAQALGVRFYSSDGSEITDYMCGGLMAEVARIDLAGRLPALLQATVTVACDVDNPLLGPRGAVMTYSRQKGATDEQLALLEANMTHLIGVVEKTIGRSVRDVPGAGAAGGLGAGLIAFANATLRPGVSLVLQASRFAERIRGASFILTGEGKVDFQTAYGKTISGVAAEAQKQGIPVIVLAGTVEEEAENLYERGVVSLFSTCPGPMSIEEAMAQAATHVEKGAERIVRVLTAVALTR; this comes from the coding sequence ATGAAGATCGTCGTTGCCCCGGATTCGTTCAAAGGGAGCCTGTCGGCGCTGCAGATTTGCGAGGCCATGGAGCGCGGCATCAAGCGCGTCCTGCCCGAGGCAGAAGTCGTGAAGATCCCCATGGCCGACGGCGGGGAGGGCACGGTGCAGGCCTTGGTCTCTTCCACGGGCGGCCACATAGAGAAGATCACGGTGGTGGGGCCGTTGGGCGAACCGGTGGAGGCGGAGTACGGCATCCTGGGCGATGGTCAGACGGCGGTCATCGAAATGGCGGCTGCCTCTGGCCTGCCAATGGTGCCTGTGGCCAAGAGGAATCCGGTGCTCACCACCACCTTCGGCACCGGGCAGCTGATGCGCGCGGCCTTGGCGCGCGGCTGCCGGCAGCTCATCGTCGGCATAGGCGGCTCCGCCACCACCGACTGCGGCACGGGGATGGCGCAGGCTTTGGGCGTGCGCTTCTATAGCAGCGACGGCAGCGAAATCACCGACTACATGTGCGGCGGGCTGATGGCGGAAGTGGCGCGCATCGACCTTGCCGGCAGATTGCCGGCGTTGCTCCAGGCAACAGTGACAGTCGCCTGCGATGTGGACAATCCCCTGCTCGGCCCGCGCGGCGCGGTCATGACCTACTCGCGACAAAAGGGTGCCACCGACGAGCAGCTCGCCCTGCTTGAGGCGAACATGACCCACCTTATCGGCGTGGTGGAAAAGACCATCGGCCGCTCGGTGCGCGACGTGCCGGGGGCAGGTGCAGCTGGCGGGTTGGGGGCCGGGCTCATCGCCTTTGCCAATGCCACGCTCCGGCCCGGCGTCTCCCTTGTGCTTCAGGCCTCGCGCTTTGCCGAACGCATCCGGGGGGCTTCCTTTATCCTTACCGGCGAGGGGAAGGTGGACTTCCAGACCGCCTACGGCAAGACCATCAGCGGGGTGGCGGCAGAGGCGCAAAAGCAGGGGATACCGGTGATCGTGCTGGCCGGCACGGTGGAGGAGGAGGCGGAGAACCTGTACGAGCGGGGGGTGGTGTCGCTGTTTTCTACCTGTCCTGGGCCGATGAGCATAGAGGAGGCGATGGCGCAGGCGGCGACGCACGTGGAAAAGGGTGCCGAAAGGATCGTCCGCGTCCTCACTGCCGTCGCCCTCACGCGCTGA
- a CDS encoding DUF151 domain-containing protein, translating to MLVSVRVDRVTLDTATSRFVVVLRDDAHNRWLPIVVGSTEAQAIALQLEKVEPPRPLTHDLMKNLLESLDAKVSRVVVTELRENTYYAKIGLQLDGKKREIDARPSDAIALALRMNAPIFVVEEVMKKAAVVDRQEAREREVPLEERLEHLAAELEGAIQEERYEDAARLRDEIRKLKEQQAASK from the coding sequence ATGTTAGTCTCGGTACGAGTTGATCGGGTCACGTTGGACACCGCGACGAGTCGGTTCGTGGTCGTTCTTAGGGACGATGCCCACAATCGCTGGTTGCCAATCGTGGTTGGCTCCACCGAGGCCCAGGCCATCGCCCTCCAGCTGGAGAAGGTAGAGCCTCCCCGTCCGCTGACCCACGATCTCATGAAGAACCTCCTGGAATCCCTCGACGCCAAGGTGTCGAGAGTTGTAGTCACCGAGCTGCGCGAGAACACCTATTACGCGAAGATCGGGCTGCAACTTGACGGCAAGAAGCGGGAGATCGACGCACGCCCCAGTGATGCCATCGCCCTCGCCCTGCGCATGAATGCGCCGATCTTTGTGGTGGAGGAGGTGATGAAGAAGGCGGCCGTAGTTGACCGGCAGGAGGCCAGGGAGCGCGAAGTGCCGCTCGAGGAGCGCTTAGAGCATTTGGCGGCAGAACTGGAGGGCGCAATCCAAGAAGAGCGTTACGAGGACGCGGCGCGCCTGCGCGACGAAATACGCAAGCTGAAAGAGCAACAGGCCGCGTCAAAATAA
- the era gene encoding GTPase Era, which yields MSQPSTTAQLPHKVGYVVLVGRPNVGKSTLVNALLQFKLSIVTPKPQTTRHRILGILSEPGCQVIFLDTPGLIQPRHALQAAMMRAAERAMAEADIVVVLLDVSAPLEEEDFQTLEQVKARNKPLLIALNKIDLVNKANLLPVIDQLAQRFPETEIIPISALHRDGLDDLKTAIVQRLPEGMPLYPEDQLTEHPERFFVAEIIREKIFERYGEEIPYATAVQIEEFKERAGGKDFISARIVVERPSQKAILIGKGGQALKEVGKAARAEIEQFLGRPIFLKLWVAVREKWRSDETLLREYGYQ from the coding sequence GTGAGCCAGCCGAGCACAACCGCGCAGCTGCCGCACAAGGTCGGCTATGTGGTCTTAGTGGGCAGGCCCAACGTCGGCAAGTCGACGCTGGTGAACGCGCTCCTGCAGTTCAAGTTGTCCATTGTCACACCCAAGCCACAGACCACGCGTCACCGCATCTTGGGGATTCTCTCGGAGCCCGGATGCCAGGTTATCTTTCTCGACACCCCTGGCTTGATCCAGCCGCGCCATGCATTGCAGGCGGCGATGATGCGGGCTGCGGAGCGGGCCATGGCCGAGGCGGACATTGTCGTCGTTTTGCTTGACGTTTCCGCGCCTTTGGAGGAGGAGGATTTTCAGACGCTGGAGCAGGTCAAAGCTCGCAACAAGCCGCTGCTCATCGCCCTGAACAAGATCGACCTCGTCAACAAGGCCAACCTCCTGCCTGTTATCGATCAGCTCGCGCAACGCTTCCCCGAGACGGAGATTATTCCCATCTCTGCCCTGCACCGAGATGGGCTCGATGACCTCAAGACGGCCATTGTGCAGCGCCTGCCCGAGGGCATGCCCCTCTACCCGGAGGATCAGCTCACAGAGCATCCGGAGCGCTTTTTTGTGGCAGAAATCATCCGCGAAAAGATTTTCGAGCGTTATGGTGAGGAGATCCCCTACGCCACCGCCGTGCAGATCGAAGAGTTCAAAGAACGCGCTGGGGGAAAGGATTTCATCAGCGCCCGCATCGTGGTGGAGCGTCCTTCGCAGAAGGCCATCCTCATCGGCAAGGGCGGACAAGCCCTCAAGGAGGTAGGCAAAGCGGCACGCGCCGAGATCGAACAGTTCTTAGGGCGGCCCATTTTCCTGAAACTCTGGGTGGCGGTGCGGGAGAAGTGGCGTTCCGACGAAACGCTGCTGCGCGAGTACGGCTACCAGTGA
- a CDS encoding M28 family peptidase, which yields MKAAKSMVAGGVVGALAVLLFLCGNAEVSPAQVGAEAIGAPTLMGIVRELCRPELDGRLPGGKGYDQAAAYAAEWFKHLGLRPAGDEGYFQYLEVEYNEFLSPPRLAILNAGGRPLRECVLGEEFVARGFSGSGKVTAPVVFCGYGLSCAENGYDDYAGVDVRGKVVLTFKQPPAWQAQGANWGERAMPRRKAEAARRRGARALLLVSCPNNQPVQRRIGSVLHGPGEQQDIPQLHIDVAVANEILREAGVSLAALQAAIDSTRTPRSFALPTKVKVNVRARYAKAKRTMNVVALLPGSDPELKEECVVIGAHLDHVGRQSPQVYYPGANDNASGSAAVMAIAKAFAQAPSPPGRSVLFALFASEEQGMLGAEAYASRPAFPLERTVAMLNLDCIGTGDSVAVYGGKDFPGLLAMVQEQDRLHTRLLSAATGGGGGADAGPFHRRGVPNLYFATTNGYEHLHLPSDRPETLRAELFTAAAQLAYFTARTLADGATIGPHQERAHP from the coding sequence GTGAAAGCCGCAAAGTCGATGGTGGCAGGGGGTGTGGTTGGGGCATTGGCGGTCCTGCTGTTCCTGTGCGGCAACGCAGAGGTGTCCCCAGCTCAGGTAGGTGCAGAGGCGATCGGCGCACCCACGCTTATGGGCATCGTGCGGGAGCTCTGTCGGCCCGAGCTGGACGGCAGATTGCCAGGAGGCAAAGGGTACGACCAGGCGGCCGCGTACGCTGCCGAGTGGTTCAAACACCTTGGCTTGCGGCCGGCCGGAGACGAGGGCTACTTCCAGTACCTCGAGGTGGAATACAACGAGTTTCTCAGTCCCCCTCGCCTGGCGATCTTGAACGCGGGTGGCCGGCCCTTGCGCGAGTGCGTGCTCGGCGAGGAGTTTGTGGCGCGCGGCTTTAGCGGCAGCGGCAAGGTCACGGCGCCGGTGGTCTTTTGCGGCTACGGCCTCTCCTGTGCCGAAAATGGCTACGACGACTATGCGGGCGTGGACGTGCGCGGCAAGGTGGTGTTGACCTTCAAGCAGCCGCCGGCATGGCAAGCGCAAGGTGCGAACTGGGGCGAGCGTGCCATGCCCAGACGCAAGGCAGAAGCCGCGCGCCGCCGCGGTGCCCGCGCCTTGCTCCTTGTCTCCTGCCCAAATAACCAGCCGGTGCAAAGGCGCATCGGCAGTGTGCTGCATGGACCTGGCGAGCAGCAGGATATCCCCCAGCTCCACATCGACGTGGCGGTGGCGAACGAGATTCTGCGAGAGGCGGGCGTGAGCCTGGCGGCGCTGCAGGCGGCCATCGATTCGACCCGTACACCGCGCTCGTTCGCCTTGCCCACCAAGGTGAAAGTGAACGTCCGCGCCCGCTACGCCAAGGCAAAGCGCACCATGAACGTCGTCGCCCTGCTGCCGGGGTCTGACCCGGAATTGAAGGAGGAGTGCGTAGTCATCGGCGCCCACCTGGACCACGTGGGGCGGCAGTCGCCGCAGGTCTACTACCCAGGGGCCAACGACAATGCCTCCGGCAGCGCCGCGGTGATGGCCATCGCCAAGGCTTTCGCCCAAGCGCCTTCCCCGCCAGGCAGGAGCGTGCTCTTTGCCCTTTTCGCCAGCGAGGAGCAGGGGATGCTCGGCGCGGAGGCCTACGCGAGCCGACCGGCCTTCCCTTTGGAACGGACGGTTGCCATGCTGAACCTGGACTGCATCGGCACCGGCGACAGCGTGGCCGTCTATGGCGGGAAGGACTTTCCGGGGCTTCTTGCCATGGTGCAGGAGCAGGATCGGTTGCACACACGGCTCCTCAGTGCGGCTACGGGAGGCGGCGGCGGAGCCGACGCCGGTCCATTCCATCGCCGGGGCGTGCCCAACCTCTACTTTGCCACCACCAACGGTTACGAGCACTTGCATCTTCCCTCCGACAGGCCGGAGACGTTGCGAGCGGAGCTCTTTACGGCCGCGGCGCAGCTGGCGTACTTCACTGCCCGCACCTTGGCCGACGGCGCAACAATTGGTCCCCATCAGGAGAGGGCGCATCCATGA